ttctttgtttGCGCAATCATACTTCCTGAATGTCAAGAGGTATGGAGTTGTCTCGTCAATACAGACAAGTATTTGTCAGTCCCAAAATAGCATTTAAACTTGACGCACAAGTTTGAAATTGTACCACTGTTGTATCTCGCTAATAACTTTGCAGGATGTACGCAGAAACATAACAATACAATAGAGagcaattaaaatttattaggCCCTATTTTATCAAGATCGTAGCGCACATGTAAGCAATCAACATGGACAAAGTCTTTAGAACTTAACAAAATGCAGATTAGATAGGAGATTGTGCCAAATCATTTGcccagctacatgtacactgaaaAGTGTGAACCGAAGAAATCAAATAGaagtgtaatgtgacagtaaagtggAAATATCCAAGAGTAGTTTTGTTCAAGCCTTTCAAAACATGAAGAGCAATCTTAAAACGAATCCTTTCTCTAATCAGCACCACGTCAAAAAGTACAGGGCACAGCTGCAATTGCTGTGGGGGCCGTGGGTTAATTGTAGGCCTGTTTGTTTCCGCTACTGCTTGTTGTCCTCGAATAAGATTTGCGTAAGTTATATATATTCATGTACAGAATACAAATATATAATTTAAGGTTTTGATAATTAGCAGTTGGTAATCCTTCACGGATTAACCAGTAAGACAAAGGTCAGGTCTGGAAACCAGACTGTCAAAGAAAGTCACTGAGTTATGGGTTTGTCATGTGGCTGGGCAGACAGATGGAGAGATTGACAGAGTACATTGGCAACTGGAGATCTGGTCCCAATGtcatcccaggtcaaaattccagttgaacctagttaaactgggtttaactggaactagttgaaaaccagttgataaactagttaaacacagttaataccagttggtttaatatggaaaatggacagaaacctacgggtttataatttcaacctagttgaactcagttaaacctagtccaaaccagttggttaatatggaaaatggacgagtttggtcactatccagttgaaccagttgacaccggttaactaggttcaactggaattttgacctgggatacTGCTTGACAactgtctttgctaagcaaaaactgagtcgggcaccagccacaacaatgtaaacttactgtaatttgggctggtagtctgtttctgctaagccatactattctgtgcttatcAAGTTTATGTGCCTACagactttataaaattgggcgtTGGGCCGTTCGCttaatttcatggcactgcttacaaCCGAATTCTGTGCTCAATATCACCATTCTCCATTTACTCTGCAAGCACTGCAATTCTGCACTAGCTGTTTAGGTGAAGAATgcttagtaacgtggagtacacatgtgtacaagcaaaaattccctgctagcCGTTGCAATAGAAGCAATTGGTAATCAGAattaattatagtaaagcatgtTGCATGTTGCAAGACTATatgcgcatgcgcacgaacggaaccgaaAACTGTCAAAAATAggcatgcaacacacggacatcgtacatgtacagtacatgtaacaTCCATGaaggtggaaacatacagagctcaagcatgtcggaaaagttttacagagtttcttactttattacgccttttaaccaaaaaggtatttatgaatgggaataaaagggtagctactagttcttttcacggccgtttaaaaccttgcagggtcgaattgccgtgtgataaaggccctcgctttcggctcgggcctttatcacacggcaattagACCCTGggctgttttaaacggccatgaaagaactagtcgctacccttttattcccttattaaaaaaaagccaCTAAATCCTACACGATGTGGTTAAGcacttgtactcaataaaatgttcctactatGGACCAAATTTCATGCCTGGTTAATCCATACGCCGATGTGTgttcataacaataataatagcggcttcttataaagcgcaaatccatcactcagtgacgctcctggcgctgtaacatacagtaatCGTGCAAGGTATGCGGACTTATGAGACCTAAACATTATATAATTTATGTATTTCatccttttgttttttaacaggGCCAGTCAACACTTATGGACCAACTCAAGAACTACAACAAAAACGCACCAAAGAATGCGATACAAGAGGAGGAAGATTCCAACGTTCCCATGGTGGAGAATGACGGAGGAGAAGTCTGCAACGATGGTCCAGAGGAAGAAAGGAAAGATAGAGATTACGATGTTCCACTCAGAGGTACGAACAAAATCCATCAACTGTTCAGAACTCACTTACACGCAGTCAACTTATCActcttagggccttgtcacatgagccaactttacaggcaacttggaggcaaccaactgcagcaCATGCTACGGGGACCACTGTGGTAGAAaacaagttaatattttttagaaCAATATCTTAcgattaggcctgggcgaattattctaATATACGGTTAATCGCGATTAGGTTTTTCTATCCGTGACCgcaaatgccttttttttttttacttaaccggatatccgcatagggcgcgaatagctatttataaaccggatagttctgtaattacaaccaagtaaccggatattctttaatatccgaatatccgcggacgtcgggcgacaactgataggaatgtcttgtctgaatccttatgaaacttctattaagacagcattaaacagcataaattaagtatttaactatgctcacctccgtgaagagttaaaacaatgacatttctgacgtaatttgttcaaagattacgaaagttttccttcacgtagagtcaatcacgatcaaaagaaaaagcaaatcgccatctttaaattagatccggttatttttatgaatgaaccgagtgacactgtctaaaactaatattaaTCCGCCCtaaagatctcattcacaaatgaACAgagccctctagcggcgaaaaaactattcgaatatccggttaatttcggatagttggccagtggtatccgaataccaaaatttcactattcgcccagcactacttACGATCCCCGAgaataatattttaacatttcaaaTGTGAGTAGATTATCTTCTTGTAGATAGCGTGGAAGTGGTTGCCTGTCAATTTGTGACATGGACCGTTACCCTGTGTGGGGACATTCACATTCTTCCTTTCTTGTCCAATGCAGTTTTTTGTTGTAATTACATTTTGCTAGTCTGAAATTCAGTCAATTATAACTAACTGTGTTTCTTCCCTTTTACAAAAACTACTATCCTGACTTCGTCACCTCCAGAGAGGCTGGAATCAGACCCAGACGTGTCACCAGGTTTAATGGACAGCCTACAAAGCCTTGACAACAGACTGCGCGAGGAACACGACAACATCAAGGAGTACGCCGCCCAAATCAGTCAGCAAGACGAAGGCGGTTACGTAGAGGAGGAAAGACCGAGACAACAGCGGGGGAAAAAGAAACCGGACCCGAGCCCTCGCCGGGCGATGCCGAGGTACTACGAGAGGACTCAGTCCAGAGAAGAGTTCGACAACGATGAGAACGACATGTACATGGACGGGGAGGATAACTATACCTTCCGACGTTCCCCGTCGCTACGTTCCTTGAGACAACAGCCTACTTATATGTCCGGTACGGAGGGTTCAATGTCTCGTTCTCACTACGCGTCGGCGGATAACTTGAGCCGAAGACCGATGAGGAGGAAACCCGAGGTAAGGGATGGTGattgaagcccggttcatactttctgccaaagcaaatgcaatacaaattttgacttcaCAGGGATGTTTTCACAGTGAATGTTTCACTGGAGTTGAGCACATGTCAAATGTCGTTGCAAATTTTGTACGTAAAAATTTGGGATTCTGAGTGCACCAACCCTTTTATTTCACTTGTATTTGGGATATGTACAAAGTAATACTAATTGAAGTACCGTattgacacaatccttcaatccttttagcttgaattttaataattaaaaatgagtcgccactagtgtcgtagtccagccgtcgatttcaccaaactcttcatgacttaagattaatcttaggacttggggcGAGTCCCAACCCCgtactgtagcatgcagaccttaagattaattctaagttaggacgggttactcgtcctaactctagataggattaatcctagcgttttgtgaaaacGGCTGCAGGCCTCATTATTTTTATCGACAGCCAGTGTGTTGAATGTTCGTTTCCATATTTTCTATTTTCAGACCACACATACCACACAACCCAGTACAGAGAGAACTCAACAGCGCTACCCGACCAGGACATCAGCCATCAAAATGACAAGGTactaaaaactaaacaacaGTCAGTGCTTTATTATCCCACCGTCTAAAATCTATCAGCCAATATCTCGAGCTATGGACAAGAAATACTGGAGTTTTTAGTGCTTTAAAATCTCAACTATCAGCCAATATctcaagctacatgtatggaCAAGAGTTACTTGGGAATAAGTGTTATATGTATCTTGACTGAAGGGCCAATCTAACTGCAGCGTTTATGAAATTGATAACGATCACAAGGCAAAGAGAATGCCTTCTACTGGTTGAGTTGCTCCGTGCAGAATACGCGCACGCTTATTCAAttaatcgagggcgtgcattgttaatGTGATCATTATCGTTGTTTCGTTTATAGCTGCAGTTTGACTGGCcgttaaatgtacatgtaatatgagCAAAGACACATTTGCAAACTGAAACTACATGCCTTCTAGTTttaagaccccttgcataacgcgaaagGCTACACAGATGCTGAGCTTATGCGCACGTTTTTTCGCACACAGAACAGCTATcatccaatcatttgcctcctttgacctcagtgagggcgctttttgacccctttgagcgtgtgacgtcacatgcaaggtGTCTATTAACTAAAGAGatgtttgaggtaacaccagtGAAAAATCTATTTAAATAGTGTTGCTCCTCTGCAGTCCATATTATCCTCTCATTATTAAAAGGAGGAACCAAGAATGCCGATATGTTGAATTCCTTGCTGGTTTCAAGGAGATGTCAATTCTTATTTCATCATGTACCCACTGCGGAGAAGTAATCTCAGTGGCAATGCAtagttgaattttgtttgtacaaatattttttaataatggtTTAAATATTGATAACGTGCACATTCGTATTTATTCGTGAGTGCTGAATGTTGATATCGGAGGTATGTCCAAAAATGTGTGTGTAGAAACCTAAAGATAAAAGTTTCGGATGATAACTTTATAAGCCTCTTTGAATTAATTCCCCTGGCCATCTTCTGGTACAATGTATAAATTTTAAGGAAGCAACTTTCCAATGTGAATACttcaaagaaaatttgactgTCTTAAGAAAAAAGGAACATGATAATGTTCATTTACATTTTAGTAGTCAGATTTATCACTGACATTTACAGAATGCTTTacgaaataaaaacaacactCAATTACCATCGATGAGTTTAAGATAAAAGACGCATGTTATGAATATTAGCAGGATGCACTTCGTTAACTCAATGCAGTGAATAAACGTCCTCCAAAGAAACTTGTTGGTAAAGGTTTTTCTTACAATTGTATGCGTTAATAACTCTACTTTTTTGTACACGGTAAATGTggctattttattattataagcagGTTACTTGGTCAGGTTAAGTATCATGACTGAAGCCTTTTCCTTTTGGCCTTAGAAAAGGTTAATTTTCAAACCATATTTATAGAGCACGTTGAGAAATTAAGTGATCTAAAACTGTATGATTTGATATTTATAAACTTAAAGAGTTCACTGTTTATAATGATAGTCAATGATTTTTGAAGCATGTTGATCCAAATATAATTATTCTGAGGCACATGGtatgattttaatttttgtttagaatTGGACTTCTGGAGAAAAGAAGAtgtacagttttgttatttttttatttctccaATTTAATATTATCGTTCAattaagttgtgttttttttaacattttggttTAAATCACAGAAGATGTGTGAAcagaatgttgtttttatttaacctTTTTAGAGTCACTtgttatacatacatgtatatattataCTAAGCCTTTATAACAAACATGAATATTATGGATACTTTCTTTAAGTAGGTGATGTAAAAACTCAAGTTCAGCCCTTTGATTGGTTCGAAAGTGTGTCAAGAAGTATGTGActtgttgtattttaaaaaatgtcacAACATAAAGAGTCTTTCGAATTATGTTACTCATAATATTGAGAACACGTTTAATCAAATGTTACAACGAACACCACATGTTCACGtacaggccccaatttcatggctcagcttaccttaagcacagaatcggcgcctatgtaagcagggaattctttgcttacggcaagcgtatttcacgggtcagcggtgaattttggcttctgcgcatgcttACTCCACGCTACTTGGAATCCTACGCtgacaaggctagcgcagaagttcagcgcttgcacgtaagcggggaatcgtgatcgtaagcgtagaattcggcagtaagcagagccgtgaaattgggcccagttggttCTCATTTCAAGCTTACAGAGAGTTTTattctgaagtcctgaatctcatttctgctttgtgtttctttgtctTGCTGTCCAATTTGGCCAGTCCTTTGTTATAAAGATGATTTATAATTTGTAGAGCTTGTTTAAATGATCTCCACATGTTATTTTCTGTGAAGTCCACACATAAAACAAGAGAACGGGGAGGGGAAGATTGACCCATGGATCCCAGCACACAAGGAAGCTTCAATAtaatttatgctaatttttCAATTGTTAGCGCAAGatatacttaaagacactgggcatgTGTGGTagttctcaaagaccagtattctcacttgcaagagaataatggaagaaaaaacgcctttgtcacacaagttgtgagctttcagatgccttgaatacCGAGACACCAGCTGAGGTctggaattcaattcaaatcatttagtgaaaaataactactttctcaaaaactacgttccttcaaaTGGCGCtgtttttttcacaatattttatactttcaacagctctccattgctcaataccaagtaaggttttatgctaacaattattttgagtaattgccaatagggtccaatgcctttaaagccagtggacactattggtaaatgtcaaagaccagtcttctcacttgctgtatctcaacatatgcataaaataaccaacctgtgaaaatttgagctcgattggtcatcggagttgcgagatgaaagaaaaaaacacccttatcacacgaagttgtgtgctttcagatgcttgatttcgagacctcaaattctaaacttgaggtctcaaaatcaaattcgtggaaaattacttctttctcgaaaactacaccacttcgtttttcacaatgtttgatactatcaacctctccccatcactcgtaaccgagtaaatttgtatgctaacattattttgagttattaccaatagggtccactgcctttaatgacaggTTACATGAGTGTTCTGCTgatgctgttttttttacacattagAAACGTCCACCTTATATTGTTCTTATTGATCAATAATCTATTTTtgaatttcttgtttttttttcttcctctgcCTGACCACAAAcagcaaaaagaagaaaaaacaatcgtCCACAACCAGCCCTGAAaagggctgtttttttttaacattagaAACGTCCACCTTAAATTGTTCCTATTAATCGTTAATCTATTTTtgaatttcttgttttttcttcctctgCCTTAACACAAAcagcaaaaagaagaaaaaccgaTCGTCCACAACCAGCCCTGAAAAGGGTAATACTGGTACTATTTGAAGCCAAGGTATCTGATGATTTATTGTAGACCATTTGAGCATTGGTGAAGGTTTACTAGCAATGGGAGGCTCTAATAGGCTAGGGGTGCGTTTTTAGAGTgtgaacggtccggggatcactgagggagtcggagttttaaccatagcacgagtaaaagcagtcaatatttgttttataacaccccaacagactatttatcgtCCTCGcacacgtaacgttcgtacagatgcacaactgattgggtttgaggtgggtaaaaagacatCTGGGTACTACACGctgtgtgatagtcgtcggactatcgcacatcaaacgatgcactatcacacggccaccatttctagtaaaactaagacatatcatgtgatgcgctctaaaccaataatgaaaaggcagaatatttgtaaggggtgtttaTAAATAAAGATAGCAAAGGATGATACAGGCTCGAGTTTGTATATGGGTTCATTAACACTGATATGCACTACAGACTAAATGTATCTATTGAGCCCTCGCACCAACCTCACACACGGctaatagggaggtttagctgcacattCCACGTGAACGTGATTGTCACAACAttgtgtcgttaaaatctcacgtttttagcatacgtgaagttccaatttttcacgtcaggtacgtacgtgcacGCAGACGtatacgtgagcatgcaataagcccgaAGTGGCGATGTCACCCAAAAcaacacaatattttttttgttcacgtTCACGTAATTGCTCGTGCAACGTGAAGCTATACCTCGCTATTGTCTGCAGCGCTCACCAAGTATGTAAACAATGTGTCGCCTAAAATGAGCACTGCACTGTATAACACACGGGTACATGCCAACCTTCTTGTGCGAAGATGTTTAAAAATGAATTGACGTAACGATGCAAATCGATGGTGAACGCGCAAGCTGATTGCCTAATTTTCTTGATACCGTTACgcttaagtaaaaataaaatcggGGGACTTTTTCCACTGAATTTTTCTTTCAAGAGAcacaggccccaatttcatgaagaCACGAAAATATTACTTATCAAAATTATTTGCTGAATGTAAATTGGCAGGTTACCTGTGTGTGAAATCTACCTAGATACAACTTACTTGGTCATAGCACAGTTAGGTTATCTCCAGCCACACCCTGGCTCAATAGCCTTCAATGAAAAATGTACAAGTGACTTCCTCTAGCCACTTACCTTCAGCCACTAGGTTCTTCTTTTCAGCCACTGGGTTCCTTCCTCCacccactgggttcaactctcTAGATTCTCCCCAGGCCACTAGGTTCCTTCCTAAAGCAACTAGGCTCCCCTCTCCAGCCACTGGGTTCCTTCCTCCacccactgggttcaactctaGATTCTCCCCAGGCCACTGGGTTCCTTGCTCCacccactgggttcaactctcTAGATTCTCCTCAGGCCACTAGGTTCCTTCCTAAAGCAACTAGGTTCCCCTCTTCAGCCATTGGGtgccttcctccatgcttaagCACAGCACAATGTCTGCACATGGTCATTTGAACTTGCCTCCACATGGGTCAACAAACTGGACTGATGCACACCATGTCAAGGGGTGTGATTGATGTGAGGGGCAGGGTGGATCCAAATGAATAGCAAGGGCAGAAGGAAGACTGAAGGGCAAATTTGACTATAATGCATTATGCACCATGACAAATACAATGTTGTTACACAGAAGCCAGATAGGTATTTGCAAaacttttttcttcaagtttcacTGTAGTAAGATTCACCCTCCTGTGGTAATTGCACTGACCAAAATGGTAGTATGCATGGAAGTGGTATGTGTTGTGCACTTGTAAACCAATGCTTCCCATGTTCTTCCATTTTCTAAAGGGGGTAAAATTTGATTTCCATCATTGGGGTTATTGGCTCAAAGTGGCTAAGGGGCAGCCTATATGCTTTAATAAAttataacataataatattgtacattttttgtaatgtttttttttttagaccttTTTtatcatagaccttttcgcaaatacccattgcgcaagcgctaactgttaactgaggtgcat
The sequence above is drawn from the Asterias rubens chromosome 9, eAstRub1.3, whole genome shotgun sequence genome and encodes:
- the LOC117294524 gene encoding receptor expression-enhancing protein 3-like gives rise to the protein MVSYIISRVVVLIFGTLYPAYASYKAVKTRNVKEYVKWMMYWIVFALFTFVETVVDIFASILPFYYEAKILFIFWLISPWTKGSTYLYRKFVHPTLSKREQEIDEYISQASNKGYEALKKVSRDGLSIAANVVMTSAIKGQSTLMDQLKNYNKNAPKNAIQEEEDSNVPMVENDGGEVCNDGPEEERKDRDYDVPLRERLESDPDVSPGLMDSLQSLDNRLREEHDNIKEYAAQISQQDEGGYVEEERPRQQRGKKKPDPSPRRAMPRYYERTQSREEFDNDENDMYMDGEDNYTFRRSPSLRSLRQQPTYMSGTEGSMSRSHYASADNLSRRPMRRKPETTHTTQPSTERTQQRYPTRTSAIKMTSKKKKNRSSTTSPEKGNTGTI